In Microbacterium enclense, one genomic interval encodes:
- a CDS encoding GNAT family N-acetyltransferase, which produces MDDLRLEALAPTLEDYLELRRASGLTPKRLDQGAPALINSWAWRRIVDAGGRAVAMGRVIGDGGWYFLVADMATLPGFQRRGLGRRILEDLLAEIRAKAPEGAYVTLLADPPGQALYRSLGFMEPSNGSVTMHQLLT; this is translated from the coding sequence ATGGACGATCTCCGCCTCGAAGCCCTCGCTCCCACGCTCGAGGACTACCTCGAGCTCCGTCGCGCCTCGGGTCTCACCCCCAAGCGCCTCGACCAGGGCGCGCCCGCGCTGATCAACAGCTGGGCCTGGCGGCGCATCGTCGATGCCGGGGGCCGGGCCGTCGCGATGGGCCGGGTCATCGGCGACGGCGGGTGGTACTTCCTCGTGGCCGATATGGCGACCCTCCCCGGTTTCCAACGTCGCGGGCTCGGCCGCAGGATCCTCGAGGACCTTCTCGCGGAGATCCGCGCGAAGGCCCCCGAGGGCGCCTATGTGACGCTGTTGGCCGACCCGCCGGGGCAGGCGCTGTACCGCAGTCTGGGCTTCATGGAACCGTCGAACGGGTCGGTCACGATGCACCAGCTCCTGACCTGA
- a CDS encoding 2'-5' RNA ligase family protein, translated as MTSTPSIERFCVVALLAPLAVGDRIARSAWPAHVTLASNFQAEVSSETLVDLLRHGVVADHALTFRATGTAMFGPRRDIPVRLVESAGAERTHAILADRLAGLPGFAADAPAHWRDGYRPHVTLTREITVVEGQTLRSTRIGVARIDGPEVELVGARDIG; from the coding sequence ATGACGTCGACTCCCTCGATCGAACGGTTCTGCGTCGTCGCCCTTCTGGCTCCGCTGGCGGTAGGTGACCGAATCGCGCGTAGCGCCTGGCCGGCGCACGTGACCTTGGCCTCGAACTTCCAGGCGGAGGTGTCGTCGGAGACTCTCGTGGACCTCCTGCGACATGGTGTCGTCGCCGATCATGCCCTGACGTTCCGCGCGACGGGTACGGCGATGTTCGGGCCCCGGCGGGACATACCGGTACGGCTCGTGGAATCGGCGGGAGCCGAGCGCACGCACGCGATCCTCGCCGACCGTCTCGCGGGCCTGCCGGGGTTCGCTGCGGACGCGCCAGCGCACTGGCGCGATGGCTATCGTCCTCACGTCACGCTGACCCGCGAGATCACGGTCGTCGAGGGACAGACTCTTCGGTCCACGCGTATCGGTGTCGCGCGGATCGACGGTCCCGAGGTGGAGCTCGTGGGCGCCCGCGACATCGGCTGA
- a CDS encoding aldo/keto reductase has translation MQQRSLSRTGREVSAIGLGTWQLGADWGEVSESDARAVLAASVDAGVTLFDTADVYGDGRSEQIIGAFLKSTDAAGITVATKMGRREDQVPENYVLENFRGWLDRSRRLLDTDTLDLVQLHCPPSAVIDDDATWDALDQLVTEGVIAAYGASVETMDQALSALKRANLTNLQIIFNPFRLKPLDEVLPLAAEKNVAVFARVPLASGLLSGKYTRATTFDENDHRTYNRNGEAFDKGETFSGVPFEEGVAAADELKDSLPEGVTLPAATLAWIASREGVTSVIPGARSVAQATANAQAGELLDGGFDLDAFDVLVRDVYDRRLRAEIHPQW, from the coding sequence ATGCAGCAACGCTCCCTGTCCCGTACCGGCCGCGAGGTCTCGGCGATCGGCCTCGGCACCTGGCAACTCGGTGCCGACTGGGGTGAGGTCAGCGAGAGCGACGCTCGCGCCGTGCTGGCGGCCTCGGTCGACGCCGGGGTCACGCTCTTCGACACCGCCGACGTCTACGGCGACGGACGGTCCGAACAGATCATCGGCGCCTTCCTCAAGAGCACGGATGCCGCGGGCATCACCGTGGCGACCAAGATGGGCCGCCGTGAAGACCAGGTGCCCGAGAACTACGTGCTGGAGAACTTCCGCGGGTGGCTCGATCGCTCGCGGCGTCTGCTCGACACCGACACGCTCGACCTCGTGCAGCTGCACTGCCCGCCGTCGGCGGTCATCGACGACGACGCCACGTGGGACGCCCTCGATCAGCTCGTGACGGAGGGGGTGATCGCCGCCTACGGCGCCTCGGTCGAGACGATGGATCAAGCCCTGTCGGCGCTGAAGCGGGCGAACCTCACCAACCTGCAGATCATCTTCAACCCGTTCCGCCTCAAGCCCCTCGACGAGGTGCTGCCCCTCGCGGCCGAGAAGAACGTCGCCGTGTTCGCGCGGGTACCGCTTGCAAGTGGCCTGCTGTCAGGGAAGTACACCCGGGCGACGACGTTCGACGAGAACGACCACCGCACCTACAACCGCAACGGCGAGGCCTTCGACAAGGGCGAGACGTTCTCCGGCGTCCCGTTCGAGGAGGGCGTGGCCGCCGCCGACGAACTCAAGGACTCTTTGCCGGAGGGCGTGACGCTTCCGGCCGCGACGCTGGCGTGGATCGCCTCGCGCGAGGGCGTCACCTCCGTCATCCCGGGAGCCCGGTCGGTGGCACAGGCGACGGCCAACGCCCAGGCGGGCGAGCTGCTCGACGGAGGCTTCGATCTCGACGCCTTCGACGTGCTCGTGCGTGACGTCTACGACCGACGCTTGCGGGCGGAGATCCACCCGCAGTGGTGA
- a CDS encoding SRPBCC family protein, with translation MAQVIETIDVNVPVRVAYNQWTQFEEFPHFMSFVESITQKTDTLTHWKVKIAGAEREFDAEITEQHPDERVAWNSIGGDENHAGVVTFHRLSDDETRVTVQIDWEPTGLLEKAGAVFGADDHSVKKDLANFKEYIESRGAESGAWRGDVS, from the coding sequence ATGGCTCAGGTCATCGAAACCATCGACGTCAACGTTCCCGTCCGCGTCGCCTACAACCAGTGGACGCAGTTCGAGGAGTTTCCCCACTTCATGAGCTTCGTCGAGTCGATCACCCAGAAGACCGACACGCTCACGCACTGGAAGGTGAAGATCGCCGGTGCAGAGCGGGAGTTCGACGCCGAGATCACCGAGCAGCACCCCGACGAGCGTGTCGCGTGGAACAGCATCGGTGGCGACGAGAACCACGCGGGCGTGGTGACGTTCCACCGTCTGTCCGACGACGAGACGCGCGTCACCGTGCAGATCGACTGGGAGCCGACGGGTCTGCTCGAGAAGGCCGGTGCCGTGTTCGGCGCCGACGACCACTCGGTGAAGAAGGATCTCGCGAACTTCAAGGAGTACATCGAGTCGCGTGGCGCCGAGTCGGGCGCCTGGCGCGGCGACGTCAGCTGA
- a CDS encoding FAD/NAD(P)-binding oxidoreductase, whose product MTTSRHPKPSRILVIGGGNAGLSVAGRLRRAGVGDVTVIEPRTLHVFAPLQSHIAGGATRASEAARLQADVIPPGVRWLRDEVFTVDAETRRVHLVSGGHADYDQLIVCAGMRMAWEQVPGLPEAMAAPSGVSNYDYLLAAKASTVLRDLRSGTVVFTQPPEPASCGAAAQKPMYLACDWWRAIGVRDDIRVVFVAPDPVPFGIPAIDRELQRKLDEYGIEVRYSRELRSVDAEARTITIGHGEAEEVLDYDVLHAVPPQRAPEWIAGSGLAASDDPYGFVDVDPETLQHVRYPEIWAVGDAAAVATRRSGGAIRRQAKALVANLRAVVAGRAPTQKYDGYSVVPFTVSRGTVVFAEFDRWGRLQPTVPFWRSLYRERGLSWIADRRVLPWVYWHLILRGRA is encoded by the coding sequence ATGACGACTTCCCGCCACCCGAAACCATCCCGCATTCTCGTGATCGGCGGTGGCAACGCCGGTCTGTCGGTGGCCGGTCGTCTTCGCCGCGCCGGAGTCGGAGACGTCACGGTCATCGAGCCGCGCACCCTGCACGTCTTCGCCCCCCTCCAGTCGCACATCGCCGGCGGGGCCACCCGGGCGTCCGAGGCCGCCCGTCTCCAGGCCGACGTCATCCCTCCGGGGGTGCGGTGGCTGCGCGACGAGGTGTTCACGGTGGATGCCGAGACCCGCCGCGTGCACCTCGTCTCGGGCGGGCACGCCGACTACGACCAGCTGATCGTCTGCGCCGGGATGCGTATGGCGTGGGAGCAGGTGCCGGGCCTCCCGGAAGCGATGGCCGCGCCCTCCGGTGTCTCGAACTACGACTACCTCCTCGCCGCCAAAGCCTCGACGGTGCTCCGCGACCTGCGCTCCGGCACGGTCGTGTTCACGCAGCCGCCGGAACCGGCGTCGTGCGGGGCCGCCGCGCAGAAGCCGATGTACCTGGCGTGCGACTGGTGGCGGGCGATCGGCGTGCGCGACGACATCCGCGTCGTCTTCGTCGCCCCCGACCCCGTGCCGTTCGGCATCCCGGCGATCGACCGCGAGCTGCAGCGAAAGCTCGACGAGTACGGCATCGAGGTGCGGTACAGCCGGGAGCTGCGGTCGGTGGATGCCGAGGCCCGCACGATCACGATCGGCCACGGCGAGGCGGAGGAGGTGCTCGACTACGACGTCCTCCACGCCGTCCCGCCACAACGCGCGCCGGAGTGGATCGCGGGCAGCGGGCTCGCGGCATCCGATGATCCCTACGGCTTCGTCGACGTCGATCCCGAAACCCTGCAGCACGTGCGGTACCCCGAGATCTGGGCGGTCGGCGACGCCGCGGCCGTCGCCACACGGCGCTCGGGCGGCGCCATCCGCCGGCAGGCGAAGGCGCTCGTGGCGAACCTCCGCGCGGTGGTGGCGGGAAGGGCGCCGACTCAGAAGTACGACGGCTACAGCGTCGTACCGTTCACCGTGTCGCGCGGGACCGTCGTCTTCGCGGAGTTCGACCGCTGGGGCCGCCTTCAGCCGACGGTGCCGTTCTGGCGTTCGCTGTACCGGGAGCGGGGGCTGTCGTGGATCGCCGACCGCCGCGTGCTGCCCTGGGTGTACTGGCACCTGATCCTGCGCGGCCGGGCCTGA
- a CDS encoding ATP-dependent DNA ligase yields MGKFIYEGGVRNEFEDRLLAHLHVVIGNKLRRGEPFYFAWKDDVSTGGGRTSVWLHPRANLVFKFNGGRPPTLNRAWLEALMSTANAPTGLYVVPEPAEESVAPSPYA; encoded by the coding sequence GTGGGCAAGTTCATCTACGAGGGCGGAGTCCGCAACGAGTTCGAGGACCGCCTGTTGGCGCACCTCCACGTTGTGATCGGCAACAAGCTCCGCCGCGGCGAGCCGTTCTACTTCGCGTGGAAAGACGACGTGAGCACGGGCGGCGGGCGGACATCGGTGTGGTTGCATCCGCGGGCGAACCTCGTGTTCAAGTTCAACGGCGGTCGTCCGCCGACGCTGAACCGCGCCTGGCTCGAGGCTCTGATGTCGACGGCGAACGCCCCGACCGGCCTCTACGTGGTCCCCGAGCCCGCCGAAGAGAGCGTCGCCCCGTCGCCGTACGCCTGA
- a CDS encoding helix-turn-helix domain-containing protein encodes MGQVLTVQSEGVDDVERTWRRFVPSARLERADPRRVRFSWASIELPSLIVVSWDLAASVRASIHMRDQLMACRMAGPHVRLDHDGAPLDPTRPWIGADATVEARWASTARVRAFVFDRTHAEQIARVSSGDDNLRLGGSDSPSPDQERSAQWERSFAYVSSSLAAAHDEPLVAAELQRHALLSTLAAFSDTYRDSVGRATQRRAAPRTVRRAVAYIEAHAREAVTLDDVAAAAGISTRGLQHAFRRALDTTPSEYLRRVRLAGAREELLTEAAVSVRDVARRWGFTSASRFARYYRENYGENPAQTARRF; translated from the coding sequence ATGGGCCAGGTCCTCACCGTTCAGAGCGAAGGAGTCGACGACGTCGAACGGACGTGGCGGCGCTTCGTCCCGAGCGCGCGCCTCGAGCGCGCCGACCCCCGCCGCGTGCGCTTCTCGTGGGCGTCGATCGAACTGCCTTCCCTCATCGTCGTGTCGTGGGATCTCGCCGCCTCGGTGCGCGCCTCCATCCACATGCGGGATCAGCTCATGGCCTGCCGGATGGCGGGGCCCCACGTGCGACTCGACCACGACGGCGCTCCGCTCGACCCGACACGGCCGTGGATCGGTGCCGACGCGACCGTCGAAGCACGGTGGGCGAGCACCGCTCGCGTCCGCGCGTTCGTCTTCGATCGGACGCACGCCGAGCAGATCGCCCGCGTCTCCTCGGGCGACGACAATCTCCGCCTCGGGGGGAGCGATTCCCCCTCCCCCGACCAGGAACGCTCCGCGCAGTGGGAACGCAGTTTCGCCTACGTCTCCTCCTCGCTCGCGGCGGCGCACGACGAGCCCCTCGTCGCGGCCGAACTGCAGCGCCATGCCCTCCTCAGCACTCTCGCGGCCTTCAGCGACACCTACCGCGACTCCGTCGGCCGAGCCACTCAGCGCCGGGCCGCACCCCGGACCGTGCGTCGCGCGGTCGCCTACATCGAGGCGCACGCCCGGGAGGCCGTCACGCTCGACGACGTCGCGGCCGCGGCCGGAATCTCCACGCGCGGTCTGCAGCATGCGTTCCGGCGAGCCCTCGACACCACGCCGTCGGAGTACCTGCGTCGCGTCCGCCTGGCCGGCGCCCGCGAGGAGCTGCTGACCGAGGCCGCCGTGTCCGTGCGCGACGTGGCCCGTCGCTGGGGCTTCACGAGTGCGTCGCGCTTCGCGCGGTACTACCGGGAAAACTACGGGGAAAACCCGGCCCAGACGGCGCGAAGGTTCTGA
- a CDS encoding sugar ABC transporter ATPase, with protein MSDASIDPSTPDVPVTAPEGDIAGVQPLRDGDTSIEPDPALDPAQAEWDATTALDEGVDPDDINPATATGADPAEIPADDSDIPLEDIHPESTGTDSQGEEPGIVELGEEGQGDLAPEDL; from the coding sequence ATGAGCGACGCCTCGATCGACCCGTCCACCCCCGACGTCCCGGTCACCGCGCCCGAGGGCGACATCGCGGGTGTGCAACCGCTGCGCGACGGCGACACGTCCATCGAGCCGGATCCCGCTCTCGACCCGGCGCAGGCGGAGTGGGATGCCACGACAGCCCTCGACGAGGGCGTCGACCCCGACGACATCAACCCGGCCACGGCGACCGGCGCCGACCCGGCCGAGATCCCCGCGGACGACAGCGACATCCCCCTCGAAGACATCCACCCCGAGTCCACCGGCACCGACTCGCAGGGCGAAGAGCCCGGCATCGTCGAGCTCGGTGAGGAGGGCCAAGGCGACCTCGCTCCCGAAGACCTCTGA
- a CDS encoding CDGSH iron-sulfur domain-containing protein, with the protein MSDERVTITAYPDGPLLVRGNAEIRTSDGAEVARTRRTVALCRCGLSTIKPFCDGTHKASGFRTDD; encoded by the coding sequence ATGAGCGACGAACGCGTCACCATCACCGCCTACCCCGACGGCCCCCTGCTCGTGCGCGGGAATGCCGAGATCCGCACGAGCGACGGAGCCGAGGTCGCGCGGACGCGACGCACCGTCGCTCTCTGCCGGTGCGGACTGTCGACGATCAAACCCTTCTGCGACGGCACCCACAAGGCATCCGGGTTCCGTACCGACGACTGA
- a CDS encoding iron-containing redox enzyme family protein, translated as MLDHLVDGSATEHTALADAAVAASVDIARDDDLQLALFALYASSYGAFDALDPALEWNPTLIATRGVIETAFERSLRRTVEVPALPAPTADAVARTLFEMTGADTGPSLSRYLARKASRDQAHEFFVQRTAYTLREADPHSWAIPRLTGRPKAALVEIQSDEYGGGRPDRVHATLFARAVRAAGLSDQYGAYLDDVPAVTLASHNAMSMFGLNRRLLGAIVGHLAAFEMTSSIPNRLYAEGLRRLGFGDDVCEYFDEHLEADAVHEQIAGRDLAGALAEDRPELLADIVFGAAACLEVDARVGQHMLDAWSRGTSSLRGEDER; from the coding sequence GTGCTGGATCACCTCGTCGACGGCTCCGCGACGGAGCACACCGCTCTCGCCGACGCGGCCGTCGCGGCATCCGTCGACATCGCACGCGACGACGACCTGCAGCTCGCGCTCTTCGCGCTGTACGCCTCGTCGTACGGCGCGTTCGACGCGTTAGATCCCGCCCTCGAGTGGAACCCGACCCTCATCGCGACCCGCGGGGTGATCGAGACGGCTTTCGAGCGGTCGCTCCGCCGCACCGTCGAGGTTCCGGCCCTTCCCGCACCGACGGCGGATGCCGTGGCCCGTACGCTCTTCGAGATGACCGGCGCCGACACCGGCCCGAGCCTCTCGCGCTACCTCGCCCGGAAAGCCTCGCGGGACCAGGCTCACGAGTTCTTCGTGCAGCGGACCGCCTACACCCTCCGCGAGGCGGACCCGCACTCGTGGGCCATCCCCCGCCTGACCGGGCGCCCGAAGGCGGCGCTCGTGGAGATCCAGTCCGACGAGTACGGCGGCGGCCGGCCCGACCGCGTCCACGCGACGCTCTTCGCGCGCGCTGTCCGCGCGGCCGGCCTCAGCGACCAGTACGGCGCCTACCTCGACGACGTCCCGGCCGTGACGCTCGCGTCGCACAACGCGATGTCGATGTTCGGCCTCAACCGACGCCTGCTCGGTGCGATCGTCGGCCACCTGGCGGCCTTCGAGATGACCTCGTCGATTCCCAACCGCCTGTACGCCGAAGGGCTGCGCCGTCTCGGGTTCGGCGACGACGTGTGCGAGTACTTCGATGAGCACCTCGAGGCCGACGCCGTCCACGAGCAGATCGCCGGTCGCGACCTGGCCGGTGCCCTCGCCGAAGACCGTCCGGAGCTCCTCGCCGACATCGTGTTCGGCGCCGCCGCGTGCCTCGAGGTCGACGCGCGCGTCGGACAGCACATGCTCGACGCCTGGTCGCGCGGCACCTCGTCGCTGCGTGGAGAGGACGAGCGATGA
- a CDS encoding Hsp20/alpha crystallin family protein, which translates to MATYDPFRDLDRLASTLLDARRGGGPRRMPMDLYRDGDHYVLAADLPGVDPGSVDIDVDGQLLTIRAERTLASGDDVKWITRERETASFVRQLNLGQGIDTDRISASYRNGVLSVTIPVSEKAKPRRIAVSTEDHDGVIEAHESTPQLIEQ; encoded by the coding sequence ATGGCCACTTATGACCCCTTCCGCGACCTCGACCGCCTCGCGTCGACCCTTCTCGACGCACGCCGCGGCGGCGGACCGCGACGGATGCCGATGGACCTCTACCGCGACGGAGACCACTACGTGCTCGCCGCCGACCTGCCCGGCGTCGACCCGGGCTCGGTCGACATCGACGTCGACGGTCAGCTGCTGACGATCCGCGCCGAGCGCACTCTGGCCTCGGGCGACGACGTCAAGTGGATCACCCGCGAGCGCGAGACGGCGTCGTTCGTCCGCCAGCTCAACCTCGGCCAGGGCATCGACACCGATCGCATCAGCGCGTCGTACCGCAACGGGGTCCTGTCGGTGACGATCCCCGTCAGCGAGAAGGCGAAGCCGCGACGCATCGCCGTCTCGACCGAGGACCACGACGGCGTCATCGAGGCGCACGAGAGCACGCCGCAGCTCATCGAGCAGTGA
- a CDS encoding manganese catalase family protein, with translation MYFHRQELQHSATPEKPDAVYARKLQEVLGGQYGEISVAMQYQFQAWNMHMPGKYRDLVFGIGAEEMGHVEMLAIMIAQLLEKAPLGITEDAVQDDPTVAAVIGGTDIQHGIVAGAGARPVDSMGNPWQGSFITASGNLLADFTANANAEMQGRVQVARLYHQTDDHGVKDLLAFLLARDTMHQNQWAAAAAELQAEGYEQLPVPSNFPLDKEDRDVSYQYINFSNGTQAGDGTWASGPTPDGKGEFSYLPEPPAGVPMPPPTHPDVRFYGTIELPNTVEKLAGRAQDALHKE, from the coding sequence ATGTACTTCCATCGGCAAGAACTGCAACACTCGGCGACGCCCGAGAAGCCCGATGCCGTCTACGCCCGCAAGCTGCAGGAGGTGCTCGGCGGACAGTACGGCGAGATCTCGGTGGCGATGCAGTACCAGTTCCAGGCGTGGAACATGCACATGCCCGGCAAGTACCGCGACCTCGTGTTCGGCATCGGTGCGGAGGAGATGGGCCACGTCGAGATGCTCGCGATCATGATCGCGCAACTGCTCGAGAAGGCGCCCCTCGGCATCACCGAGGACGCGGTGCAGGACGACCCGACCGTCGCGGCGGTGATCGGTGGCACCGACATCCAGCACGGCATCGTCGCGGGTGCCGGCGCACGTCCGGTGGACTCGATGGGCAACCCCTGGCAGGGCAGCTTCATCACGGCGAGCGGCAACCTGCTCGCCGACTTCACCGCGAACGCGAACGCCGAGATGCAGGGTCGTGTGCAGGTCGCACGGCTGTACCACCAGACCGACGACCATGGGGTGAAGGACCTCCTGGCCTTCCTGCTCGCCCGCGACACGATGCACCAGAACCAGTGGGCCGCTGCGGCTGCCGAGCTCCAGGCGGAGGGCTACGAGCAGCTCCCCGTGCCGAGCAACTTCCCCCTCGACAAGGAGGACCGCGACGTGTCGTACCAGTACATCAACTTCAGCAATGGCACGCAGGCGGGCGACGGCACCTGGGCTTCGGGACCGACCCCCGACGGCAAGGGGGAGTTCTCGTACCTGCCCGAGCCTCCCGCGGGCGTTCCGATGCCCCCGCCCACGCACCCGGACGTGCGCTTCTACGGCACCATCGAGCTTCCGAACACGGTGGAGAAGCTCGCCGGGCGCGCCCAGGACGCGCTGCACAAGGAATGA
- a CDS encoding DUF2231 domain-containing protein, whose translation MRAAKVPRAVVAGPYGHPFHPVAVTIPIGAWSSSLVFDLLGLAADDPRAFATGSRWLIAIGLGGAVGASVLGLLDLSRIPPGTPARRTALTHLGLNVTAMVLFSLGLLVRLLDAGRIPGVAFVLSVVASLGLSVSGWLGGKLAYRWGVRVADENTQREGFETA comes from the coding sequence ATGCGCGCCGCCAAGGTGCCACGGGCGGTCGTCGCGGGGCCCTACGGGCACCCCTTCCACCCGGTCGCGGTGACGATCCCGATCGGCGCCTGGTCGTCGAGCCTCGTCTTCGACCTCCTCGGTCTCGCCGCCGACGACCCGCGGGCCTTCGCGACGGGCTCGCGGTGGCTCATCGCCATCGGTCTCGGGGGAGCGGTCGGGGCCTCGGTGCTCGGCCTTCTGGACCTCTCGCGGATCCCCCCGGGCACGCCCGCGCGCCGGACGGCGCTGACGCACCTCGGGCTGAATGTGACGGCCATGGTTCTCTTCTCGCTCGGGCTCCTGGTGCGCCTGCTCGATGCGGGCCGGATTCCCGGGGTGGCCTTCGTCCTGAGCGTCGTCGCCTCCCTCGGGCTCAGCGTCTCGGGATGGCTCGGCGGCAAGCTCGCGTACCGCTGGGGCGTTCGCGTCGCCGACGAGAACACCCAGCGCGAGGGCTTCGAGACGGCGTGA
- a CDS encoding SDR family NAD(P)-dependent oxidoreductase encodes MDEVVVITGGSRGIGRATALRFARRGVRLVLVARDTVALSSAAQECRRQGARVLTLPIDLSTADGPQRAVDATIAHFGRIDVWVASASVFSYGSVEDTPDAVRDRVIETNLVGHMRAARAVLPHFRARGGGTIVFVGSLYSQVAGPYVSSYVAAKHGLLGFTRSLRQEMLGHRGIRVKIVLPASIDTPIYRRAANNTGRTPFPLPPVVSADRVARAIERAVRGRRLETGVGAAQFVARPLQFLVPRVWDRGIRALQRTLGLRRRPAPVTPGAVLSAQHDPGAVSGGWSRIPLRSPR; translated from the coding sequence ATGGACGAGGTCGTCGTCATCACGGGAGGGTCGCGCGGCATCGGACGGGCGACGGCGCTCCGATTCGCTCGCCGCGGAGTCCGCCTAGTGCTGGTCGCGCGCGACACGGTCGCCCTGTCGTCGGCGGCGCAGGAATGCCGTCGCCAGGGTGCGCGGGTGCTCACCCTTCCCATCGATCTCTCGACCGCTGACGGCCCCCAGCGGGCGGTGGATGCCACGATCGCGCACTTCGGCCGGATCGACGTCTGGGTGGCCTCGGCGTCGGTGTTCTCCTACGGCTCCGTCGAGGACACCCCCGACGCCGTGCGCGACCGCGTGATCGAGACGAACCTCGTCGGCCACATGCGTGCCGCGCGGGCAGTCCTCCCGCATTTCCGCGCGCGCGGCGGCGGAACGATCGTCTTCGTCGGGTCGCTGTACTCACAGGTGGCGGGGCCCTACGTCTCGTCCTACGTCGCCGCCAAGCACGGACTCCTGGGGTTCACGCGGTCGCTCCGCCAGGAGATGCTCGGGCACCGTGGCATCCGGGTGAAGATCGTGCTGCCCGCGAGCATCGACACCCCCATCTATCGGCGCGCGGCGAACAACACCGGCCGCACGCCCTTCCCGCTTCCGCCCGTGGTGTCGGCGGATCGGGTGGCACGGGCGATCGAGAGAGCGGTGCGCGGTCGCCGACTCGAGACGGGGGTCGGAGCCGCGCAGTTCGTCGCGCGGCCGCTGCAGTTCCTCGTCCCTCGCGTCTGGGATCGTGGCATCCGGGCCCTCCAGCGCACCCTCGGCCTTCGCCGCCGTCCCGCCCCCGTGACGCCGGGCGCGGTGCTGTCGGCGCAGCACGACCCCGGCGCCGTGAGCGGCGGCTGGTCCCGCATCCCCCTCCGCTCCCCCCGCTGA
- a CDS encoding UbiA family prenyltransferase: MTDAAAKPHLVRALWGATHPGPTLVVTTLSLALGIAAGVEVVRLVLLVVAVFAGQVSVGLSNDAIDGARDAAVGRTDKPIAGGAITPERALAVAVASAILAVVLSAPLGPGLVAAHAIALASAWAYNAGLKSTPLSIAPFVVSFGLFPSFATLSLVPPALAAPWASLAGAALGAAVHLTNVVRDLEDDRATGVRGLPHRLGARASVVLAAVGIVAGAVAVLVGTDATVIGIVFFVAVVGVAVAAVVTVLVRSPGRAVFQLTMLAALLLAAQLVAT, translated from the coding sequence GTGACGGATGCCGCGGCGAAGCCGCACCTCGTGCGTGCGCTGTGGGGCGCCACCCACCCCGGACCGACCCTCGTCGTGACGACCCTGTCGCTCGCGCTGGGCATCGCCGCCGGAGTCGAGGTGGTCCGGCTCGTGCTGCTCGTCGTCGCCGTGTTCGCCGGGCAGGTGTCGGTCGGTCTCTCCAACGACGCGATCGACGGCGCGCGCGACGCCGCGGTCGGCCGCACCGACAAGCCGATCGCCGGGGGAGCGATCACCCCGGAACGCGCGCTCGCGGTGGCTGTGGCATCCGCGATCCTCGCCGTGGTGCTGTCGGCACCGCTCGGTCCGGGTCTCGTCGCCGCCCACGCGATCGCCCTCGCCTCGGCATGGGCGTACAACGCGGGGCTGAAGTCGACACCGCTCTCGATCGCCCCGTTCGTGGTGAGCTTCGGGCTCTTCCCGTCGTTCGCGACGCTCTCGCTCGTGCCGCCGGCGCTCGCCGCGCCCTGGGCGTCGCTGGCGGGCGCAGCTCTCGGCGCGGCGGTGCACCTCACCAACGTCGTGCGCGACCTCGAGGACGACCGCGCCACGGGGGTGCGCGGCCTGCCGCACCGCTTGGGGGCGCGCGCGTCGGTCGTCCTCGCGGCCGTCGGAATCGTCGCCGGGGCGGTCGCGGTGCTGGTGGGGACGGATGCCACTGTCATCGGCATCGTCTTCTTCGTCGCCGTGGTGGGGGTCGCCGTCGCCGCGGTGGTGACGGTGCTCGTGCGCTCGCCCGGGCGCGCGGTGTTCCAGCTGACGATGCTCGCGGCCCTGCTGCTCGCCGCCCAGCTCGTCGCGACGTGA